The following are encoded together in the Salvia hispanica cultivar TCC Black 2014 chromosome 6, UniMelb_Shisp_WGS_1.0, whole genome shotgun sequence genome:
- the LOC125193200 gene encoding F-box protein CPR1-like, producing MEIDRLNDLPQEITIDILARLPVQTIMISKCVCKSWRDLVESPYFVSLHSHHAALTSARLPAFEDLKFSRAHSLLGFIGGNEIIQKPPKGSVLYTHTFPEPNKPFIHSSVNGLLFMIDLESMSQLFICNPITREYVTIEMGRDCYSYGYAFGFGVSKSGQYKLVRVYASCNFPVTCQVYNLGIGHWKSITIESQMTFWYQRGHVPLLVNGNLHWLLLGPDDVFLYPHSIYCLDLETELFEYFSCPHNITVQNHGGSMQYSLSALSGRLCFSDNADDDVIVIWCMKKYGDDKSWTKDYVINRKSSMLRLPEFLHNHTMTYIRYDLYNDFISNRENLDLVIEYQNRCHEMLYPVKAFKDGGILLALGTSARLFYYSDATKVIQEIKKERNHASSNLVIHSPSFVSLKSLVMENMMVKLL from the coding sequence ATGGAAATCGATAGGTTGAATGATCTTCCACAAGAAATCACCATCGACATCCTCGCAAGACTCCCCGTTCAAACCATCATGATTTCCAAGTGTGTTTGCAAGTCATGGCGCGATCTAGTGGAGTCCCCTTACTTTGTCTCGTTGCATTCTCATCATGCGGCCTTGACCTCTGCCCGCCTCCCTGCCTTTGAAGACCTCAAATTCTCAAGGGCTCACAGTCTCTTGGGGTTTATTGGTGGCAATGAAATTATACAAAAGCCACCAAAAGGTTCGGTTCTCTACACTCACACTTTTCCAGAGCCTAATAAGCCATTTATACATAGCTCGGTTAATGGCTTGCTCTTCATGATCGACTTAGAATCCATGTCGCAACTATTCATATGCAACCCAATCACTCGAGAGTATGTCACGATCGAGATGGGTCGTGATTGTTATTCATATGGATATGCATTTGGGTTCGGAGTGAGCAAAAGTGGGCAGTACAAGCTTGTCAGGGTTTATGCTAGTTGTAATTTTCCCGTTACCTGTCAAGTATACAATCTAGGAATAGGGCACTGGAAAAGCATCACAATTGAGAGCCAAATGACATTCTGGTATCAAAGGGGACATGTGCCTCTTTTGGTGAATGGGAATCTTCACTGGCTTCTACTTGGTCCTGACGATGTTTTCTTATACCCTCATAGTATTTATTGTCTCGATCTTGAAACCGAgctatttgaatatttttcttgTCCTCATAATATTACTGTTCAAAATCATGGTGGTAGTATGCAGTACTCGCTATCTGCTTTGAGCGGACGCTTGTGCTTTAGCGACAATGCCGATGATGATGTGATTGTGATATGGTgcatgaagaaatatggagaTGACAAATCATGGACTAAGGATTATGTTATCAATAGAAAATCATCTATGCTCAGACTTCCTGAATTTCTTCATAACCATACCATGACTTATATTCGTTATGatttatataatgattttatttcgaATAGGGAAAATCTTGATTTAGTTATAGAATACCAAAATCGCTGTCATGAAATGCTTTATCCCGTCAAAGCATTCAAAGATGGCGGGATCTTACTCGCATTGGGTACATCTGCTCGACTATTTTACTACTCGGATGCGACTAAAGTTATTCAAGAGATCAAGAAAGAGAGGAACCATGCTAGTTCCAACTTAGTTATTCATAGTCCGAGTTTTGTTTCGTTAAAATCCTTGGTGATGGAGAATATGATGGTTAAGTTGctttaa
- the LOC125197239 gene encoding blue copper protein 1a-like has protein sequence MASKAFLLAVIVVAATAAPAFAVDYVVGDDDGWKLNVNYTAWAQDKVFYVGDTITFKYAVGVHNVYKVNGSDFKSCTVPQPGESLRSGNDKITLATPGRKWYLCGVGNGTHCESGMRLVITVFSGAPTPAPVVEPWPISNAPSFPPMYAAPSRPYYPAPSFPPMYAAPSPSPVYRAPAKKPTSVWSNWKLKFHF, from the exons ATGGCCTCCAAAGCTTTCTTGCTAGCGGTGATCGTCGTTGCAGCAACCGCAGCCCCTGCTTTCGCAGTCGATTACGTTGTTGGAGACGATGATGGTTGGAAACTCAACGTCAATTACACTGCGTGGGCACAAGACAAAGTGTTCTACGTCGGAGACACAATTA CTTTCAAGTATGCCGTGGGAGTTCATAATGTGTACAAAGTGAACGGAAGCGACTTCAAATCATGCACGGTGCCACAGCCGGGGGAGTCTCTAAGAAGcggaaatgacaaaattaccCTCGCGACCCCCGGGAGAAAGTGGTACCTATGCGGTGTTGGCAATGGCACACACTGTGAGAGCGGGATGAGGCTAGTCATTACCGTCTTTTCGGGCGCCCCTACTCCTGCTCCTGTTGTTGAACCGTGGCCGATTTCCAATGCTCCTTCCTTTCCGCCCATGTACGCTGCTCCTTCCCGGCCATATTACCCTGCCCCTTCCTTTCCGCCGATGTACGCTGCTCCTTCCCCGTCTCCAGTGTACCGAGCTCCGGCGAAGAAGCCGACGAGCGTTTGGAGCAACTGGAAGCtcaaatttcacttttaa
- the LOC125192585 gene encoding nudix hydrolase 14, chloroplastic isoform X2, translated as MRALLLLPQPLLFAVSRRIHSAAIEPLRTESAHFPTRTRILASNMTTDSTASELTHAITLTAQLDHTVTVVAAAGVSDSDFRNAIECSLFKQWLKNIQTENGLLSNGDMYLSQVIIQGIDMFGKRVGFLKFKADIVHKQSGNKVPGIVFARGPAVAVLILLDSDGETYAVLTEQVRVPVGKLMLELPAGMLDDDKGDIVGTAVREVEEETGLHLNIDDLVDLTAFLDTSTGNQVFPSPGGCDEGIGLFLYRGSVDKEIIRQLQGKETGLRDHGELIQPLPFTKWPREMV; from the exons ATGAGAGCACTTTTGCTTCTTCCCCAACCGCTTCTATTCGCAGTTTCCCGGCGCATCCACTCAGCTGCCATCGAACCCTTACGCACTGAGTCAGCTCATTTTCCAACTCGCACTCGAATTCTCGCTTCGAATATGACCACCGACTCGACCGCCTCCGAACTCACTCATGCGATCACCCTCACGGCTCAACTCGACCACACTGTCACCGTCGTAGCTGCCGCCGGTGTCTCCGACTCAGATTTCAG GAATGCCATCGAATGTTCCTTATTCAAACAATGGTTGAAAAACATTCAAACAGAAAATGGACTGCTTTCCAATGGAGACATGTATTTAAGTCAGGTCATCATTCAG GGAATTGACATGTTTGGGAAGCGTGTTGGATTTTTGAAGTTCAAAGCCGATATAGTTCATAAACAATCAGGGAATAAG GTTCCAGGAATAGTTTTTGCACGAGGACCAGCTGTTGCAGTGCTGATCCTTTTAGATTCAGATGGAGAGACATATGCAGTGCTGACTGAGCAG GTTAGGGTTCCTGTTGGAAAGCTTATGTTGGAATTACCGGCTGGGATGTTGGATGATGACAAGGGTGATATAGTTGGAACAGCTGTTCGCGAG GTTGAGGAGGAGACAGGGTTGCACTTAAACATCGATGATCTAGTTGATCTTACTGCCTTTTTAGATACTTCAACTGGAAACCAAGTATTCCCATCTCCG GGTGGATGTGATGAAGGCATTGGTCTGTTTCTATACAGAGGAAGTGTGGACAAAGAGATTATAAGACAACTACAGGGGAAAGAAACAGGTCTTCGAGATCACGGTGAGCTGATCCAG CCATTGCCCTTTACGAAATGGCCAAGAGAGATGGTTTGA
- the LOC125192585 gene encoding nudix hydrolase 14, chloroplastic isoform X1 gives MRALLLLPQPLLFAVSRRIHSAAIEPLRTESAHFPTRTRILASNMTTDSTASELTHAITLTAQLDHTVTVVAAAGVSDSDFRNAIECSLFKQWLKNIQTENGLLSNGDMYLSQVIIQGIDMFGKRVGFLKFKADIVHKQSGNKVPGIVFARGPAVAVLILLDSDGETYAVLTEQVRVPVGKLMLELPAGMLDDDKGDIVGTAVREVEEETGLHLNIDDLVDLTAFLDTSTGNQVFPSPGGCDEGIGLFLYRGSVDKEIIRQLQGKETGLRDHGELIQVRVVPYRDLWRKTADAKVLTAIALYEMAKRDGLIRHRD, from the exons ATGAGAGCACTTTTGCTTCTTCCCCAACCGCTTCTATTCGCAGTTTCCCGGCGCATCCACTCAGCTGCCATCGAACCCTTACGCACTGAGTCAGCTCATTTTCCAACTCGCACTCGAATTCTCGCTTCGAATATGACCACCGACTCGACCGCCTCCGAACTCACTCATGCGATCACCCTCACGGCTCAACTCGACCACACTGTCACCGTCGTAGCTGCCGCCGGTGTCTCCGACTCAGATTTCAG GAATGCCATCGAATGTTCCTTATTCAAACAATGGTTGAAAAACATTCAAACAGAAAATGGACTGCTTTCCAATGGAGACATGTATTTAAGTCAGGTCATCATTCAG GGAATTGACATGTTTGGGAAGCGTGTTGGATTTTTGAAGTTCAAAGCCGATATAGTTCATAAACAATCAGGGAATAAG GTTCCAGGAATAGTTTTTGCACGAGGACCAGCTGTTGCAGTGCTGATCCTTTTAGATTCAGATGGAGAGACATATGCAGTGCTGACTGAGCAG GTTAGGGTTCCTGTTGGAAAGCTTATGTTGGAATTACCGGCTGGGATGTTGGATGATGACAAGGGTGATATAGTTGGAACAGCTGTTCGCGAG GTTGAGGAGGAGACAGGGTTGCACTTAAACATCGATGATCTAGTTGATCTTACTGCCTTTTTAGATACTTCAACTGGAAACCAAGTATTCCCATCTCCG GGTGGATGTGATGAAGGCATTGGTCTGTTTCTATACAGAGGAAGTGTGGACAAAGAGATTATAAGACAACTACAGGGGAAAGAAACAGGTCTTCGAGATCACGGTGAGCTGATCCAGGTGCGTGTAGTTCCCTATCGAGATCTGTGGCGTAAAACTGCTGATGCAAAAGTCCTGACAGCCATTGCCCTTTACGAAATGGCCAAGAGAGATGGTTTGATCCGCCACAGAGATTGA